Proteins from one Pseudomonas bijieensis genomic window:
- the codB gene encoding cytosine permease, with protein MTQNDPGNDYPLSEVPMHARKGLASTAMVLLGFTFFTATMFAGGKLGVAFGFAEMLTVIVIGNLLLGLYAAGLGYIAFKSGLNSVLMGRFCFGEVGSKLSDLILGFTQIGWYAWGTATAAVVLGKYFELGQGTVLWLMVLFGMGFCATAYVGYRGLEILSYLAVPAMMLLLMLSMWVATVKVGGFEGLLAVVPTGSLDWSTAITLVFGTFVSGATQATNWTRFSRSAKVAVLASLIGFFLGNGLMVLIGAYGAIVYQQPDVVEVLLLQGFAMAAMAMLLLNIWSTQDNTIYNFAVAGCNLLRTRRRKTVTLGGAVIGTLLALLGMYDMLVPYLILLGTVIPPIGGVIMADFFFRWRGRYPRLAEAQLPAFNWPGLLAYGVGTVAAFNSPWVAPLVGIAAGALTYVLLIGAMGTRTADAPLQDL; from the coding sequence ATGACTCAGAACGATCCAGGCAACGACTACCCCTTGAGCGAAGTTCCGATGCATGCCCGCAAGGGCCTGGCCTCCACGGCCATGGTGCTGCTGGGCTTCACCTTTTTCACCGCGACGATGTTTGCCGGTGGCAAGCTGGGCGTGGCGTTCGGTTTTGCCGAGATGCTCACGGTGATTGTGATTGGCAACCTGCTGCTGGGCCTGTATGCGGCAGGCCTGGGCTACATTGCCTTCAAGAGCGGGCTCAATTCGGTGTTGATGGGGCGTTTCTGTTTCGGCGAGGTGGGTAGCAAGCTCAGTGACCTGATCCTGGGCTTCACCCAGATCGGCTGGTACGCCTGGGGCACGGCGACGGCGGCGGTGGTGCTGGGCAAGTACTTCGAGTTGGGCCAGGGCACCGTGTTGTGGTTGATGGTGCTGTTCGGCATGGGGTTCTGTGCCACGGCCTATGTCGGTTATCGCGGGCTGGAAATCCTCTCGTACCTCGCCGTGCCAGCCATGATGTTGCTGCTAATGCTGTCAATGTGGGTCGCGACGGTGAAGGTCGGCGGCTTCGAGGGTTTGCTGGCGGTGGTGCCGACGGGCAGCCTCGACTGGTCCACCGCCATCACACTGGTGTTCGGCACCTTCGTCAGCGGCGCGACCCAGGCGACCAACTGGACGCGGTTCTCCCGCTCGGCGAAGGTCGCGGTGCTGGCGAGCCTGATCGGCTTCTTCCTCGGCAATGGCCTGATGGTGCTGATCGGCGCCTACGGGGCCATCGTCTATCAACAGCCGGACGTGGTCGAAGTGCTGCTGTTGCAGGGCTTCGCCATGGCAGCGATGGCGATGCTGCTGCTCAACATCTGGAGCACCCAGGACAACACCATCTACAACTTCGCCGTGGCCGGTTGCAACCTGCTGCGCACCCGCCGGCGCAAAACCGTGACCCTCGGCGGCGCGGTGATCGGCACGCTGCTGGCCCTGCTGGGCATGTACGACATGCTGGTGCCCTACCTGATTCTGCTGGGCACGGTGATCCCGCCCATTGGCGGGGTGATCATGGCCGATTTCTTCTTCCGCTGGCGCGGTCGTTATCCACGCCTGGCCGAAGCGCAGTTGCCGGCGTTCAATTGGCCCGGGCTGTTGGCCTATGGGGTCGGCACCGTCGCCGCGTTCAATTCGCCATGGGTCGCGCCGCTGGTAGGAATCGCTGCCGGCGCGCTAACGTATGTGCTATTGATCGGCGCAATGGGTACTCGCACCGCTGACGCACCCCTACAAGACTTATAA
- a CDS encoding alpha/beta fold hydrolase — protein MTHWPLDQTYDFNGHPIRYAIHGDGPPLVFVHGTPFSSYVWHRIAPLFFTTHRVHYFDLLGYGQSAQPDADVSLGVQNQLLAQLLEHWGLDCPDVVAHDFGGATALRTHLLNGKDYRSLTLIDPVALSPWGSPFVQHVRQHETAFNGLPDYIQRAIVPAYIRGAIKRAIPDAELAPYVQPWLGEPGQAAFYRQIAQMDERYTREVEGLYPNVRCPTQILWGEDDQWIPIERGRALHKLIPGAQLHPVPNAGHLVQEDAPQDIAVAVLRFLT, from the coding sequence ATGACCCACTGGCCGCTGGATCAGACCTACGACTTCAACGGACACCCCATCCGCTACGCCATCCACGGCGACGGCCCGCCGCTGGTGTTTGTCCACGGCACGCCCTTCTCTTCCTACGTGTGGCACCGGATCGCTCCGCTGTTCTTCACCACCCACAGGGTGCATTACTTCGACCTGCTGGGTTATGGCCAGTCAGCGCAACCCGATGCCGATGTGTCCCTCGGCGTGCAAAATCAACTGCTCGCGCAATTGCTGGAGCACTGGGGCCTGGATTGCCCGGACGTGGTGGCCCATGACTTTGGCGGTGCCACGGCCCTGCGCACGCACCTGCTCAATGGCAAGGACTACCGCAGCCTGACCCTGATCGATCCGGTGGCGCTGTCGCCCTGGGGTTCGCCTTTTGTTCAACACGTACGCCAGCATGAAACAGCCTTCAACGGCCTGCCCGACTACATTCAGCGGGCCATCGTGCCGGCCTATATCCGCGGCGCGATCAAGCGCGCTATTCCGGACGCAGAACTGGCGCCTTATGTACAACCGTGGCTTGGCGAGCCGGGCCAGGCGGCGTTCTACCGGCAGATTGCGCAGATGGACGAGCGTTATACCCGCGAGGTCGAGGGCCTGTACCCAAACGTGCGCTGCCCGACCCAGATACTGTGGGGCGAGGATGACCAGTGGATCCCCATCGAGCGTGGCCGGGCCTTGCACAAACTAATTCCGGGCGCGCAGTTGCACCCGGTTCCGAACGCCGGGCACCTGGTCCAGGAAGACGCGCCGCAGGACATCGCCGTGGCGGTGTTGCGCTTTTTGACCTGA
- the queD gene encoding 6-carboxytetrahydropterin synthase QueD — translation MEIFKEFTFESAHRLPHVPEGHKCGRLHGHSFKVAIHLSGDIDPHTGWIRDFSEIKAIFKPLYERLDHNYLNDIPGLENPTSEVLAKWIWNELKPLLPELSAIRIHETCTSGCIYHGE, via the coding sequence GTGGAAATCTTCAAAGAGTTTACTTTCGAATCCGCCCACCGCCTGCCCCACGTACCAGAGGGCCACAAGTGCGGCCGCCTTCACGGTCACTCGTTCAAGGTGGCGATCCACCTGAGCGGCGACATTGACCCGCATACCGGCTGGATTCGCGATTTCTCGGAGATCAAGGCGATCTTCAAGCCGCTCTACGAGCGCCTGGACCACAACTACCTCAACGACATCCCTGGCCTGGAAAACCCCACCAGCGAAGTCCTGGCCAAGTGGATCTGGAATGAATTGAAGCCGTTGCTGCCGGAACTCAGCGCCATCCGCATCCATGAGACCTGCACCAGCGGTTGCATCTATCACGGCGAATAG
- a CDS encoding patatin-like phospholipase family protein produces the protein MTAIHIKFPALTLKAGPRAFGRIRQAGLNAADVGILPGAAGGPKALGIQGLDLALFDQWLPAAPRERSLIGASVGAWRFASACLPDAAEGIRRLGTLYNEQSFAKGVTMAGVSQSSQRMLDDLLEGRDTSILDNPRYRLNIMVVKSHGLLAQDHRGRLGLGLSSVIADNLRGRARLSRHFERLIIHDPRLAPPLHPLNDFPSRFVPLAAGNLRQALLASGSIPMIMEGVRDLPGAGAGTYRDGGLLDYHLDLPYSGEDIVLYPHFTDRVIPGWFDKGLPWRRGNVDRLQDVLLLAPSREYLARLPYGKLPDRNDFKRFMGDDPSRRKYWRTAMDESRRLGDEFLELAANGGLGERLLTL, from the coding sequence ATGACCGCCATCCACATCAAGTTCCCCGCCCTTACCCTCAAGGCCGGCCCCCGTGCCTTCGGGCGGATTCGCCAGGCCGGCCTGAACGCCGCCGACGTCGGCATCCTGCCGGGCGCCGCCGGTGGTCCCAAGGCCTTGGGTATCCAGGGACTGGACCTGGCGCTGTTCGACCAATGGCTGCCCGCCGCGCCGCGGGAACGCTCGCTGATCGGCGCCTCGGTGGGCGCCTGGCGCTTCGCCAGTGCCTGCCTGCCAGACGCCGCCGAAGGAATCCGGCGCCTGGGCACCCTGTACAACGAACAAAGCTTCGCCAAAGGCGTGACCATGGCCGGGGTCAGCCAGAGCTCGCAGCGCATGCTCGATGACTTGCTCGAAGGGCGCGACACTTCGATCCTCGATAACCCGCGATACCGGCTCAATATCATGGTGGTCAAGAGCCACGGCCTGCTCGCCCAGGATCATCGCGGCCGGCTGGGCCTGGGGTTGTCATCGGTGATCGCCGACAACCTGCGAGGCCGTGCGCGGCTGTCGCGGCATTTCGAACGGTTGATCATCCATGACCCGCGCCTGGCCCCGCCCCTGCATCCGTTGAATGACTTTCCGTCGCGCTTCGTGCCCCTGGCCGCTGGCAACCTGCGCCAGGCCCTGCTGGCCTCGGGCTCGATCCCGATGATCATGGAGGGCGTGCGCGACCTGCCGGGCGCCGGTGCCGGCACCTACCGCGATGGCGGCTTGCTGGACTACCACCTCGACCTGCCGTACAGCGGCGAGGACATCGTGCTGTATCCGCACTTCACCGACCGGGTCATCCCCGGCTGGTTCGACAAGGGCCTGCCGTGGCGCCGGGGCAACGTCGACCGCCTGCAGGACGTGCTGTTGCTGGCACCATCCCGGGAATACCTGGCGCGCCTGCCCTACGGCAAACTGCCGGACCGCAACGACTTCAAGCGCTTCATGGGCGATGACCCGAGCCGCCGCAAATATTGGCGCACGGCAATGGACGAGAGCCGCCGGCTCGGTGACGAGTTTCTTGAACTGGCAGCCAACGGTGGCCTGGGCGAGCGTTTGCTGACCCTTTAG
- a CDS encoding PepSY domain-containing protein: protein MNRLTAFFIATLMALGAGLAHARDLNNDEARKLRDAGTILSTEKLDAIALAKHPGATLTDTELEEEYGRYIYQVDLRDTKGIEWDLELDATNGEVLKNHQDT from the coding sequence ATGAACCGCCTGACTGCCTTTTTCATCGCGACCCTCATGGCCCTCGGCGCTGGCCTGGCTCACGCACGAGACCTCAACAACGACGAAGCCCGCAAACTGCGAGACGCTGGTACCATTCTGTCCACTGAAAAACTCGACGCCATTGCCCTGGCCAAACACCCTGGCGCCACCTTGACCGATACCGAACTGGAAGAGGAGTACGGCAGGTACATTTACCAGGTGGATCTGCGCGATACGAAGGGCATTGAGTGGGACCTGGAATTGGACGCCACCAACGGCGAGGTACTCAAGAATCATCAGGATACGTAA
- a CDS encoding PepSY domain-containing protein has translation MKLNLRAHSRWALALLAFCSLAVARDLDQDEALQLRQQGVILPLEQLLQQALDLHPGAKLLEAELEEKHGVYIYEVELLDTDGVVRELDLEAATGRLLKDKED, from the coding sequence ATGAAGCTTAATCTGCGCGCCCATAGTCGATGGGCGCTGGCGCTGTTGGCGTTTTGTTCGCTGGCCGTAGCCCGGGACCTGGACCAGGACGAGGCCCTGCAACTGCGCCAGCAAGGCGTGATCCTGCCGCTGGAGCAATTGTTGCAACAGGCGCTGGACCTGCATCCCGGCGCCAAACTTCTGGAAGCCGAGTTGGAGGAGAAACACGGCGTCTATATTTATGAGGTCGAGTTGCTGGACACCGACGGCGTCGTGCGCGAGTTGGACCTGGAGGCCGCGACCGGCCGCTTACTCAAAGATAAGGAAGACTGA